The following are encoded together in the Methanofollis sp. UBA420 genome:
- a CDS encoding deoxyribonuclease IV — protein sequence MLRVGCHVSIAGSLADAVGRAGERGCTTFQIFSRNPRGWMFRPLTDGDAAAFRSRLEAAGIGPAVVHMPYLPNLASPKEEVYQKSVLTLAAELRRCDHLGVPFLVMHLGSHLGTGIEGGRRRLIDGVLHAFDEAEGDAVLLLENTAGTKNSLGGNFEEIRLILEALPEERAAVCFDTCHAFAAGYDLREETFVGETLDAFDDAIGLDRLRVVHCNDCKGGLGSHLDRHEHIGLGAIGEEGFRAFFAVPAVRRLPLICETPVDDRRDDVGNIAMVRELAGA from the coding sequence ATGCTACGCGTCGGTTGCCATGTCTCCATCGCCGGGTCCCTTGCCGATGCCGTCGGGCGGGCCGGGGAGCGGGGGTGCACCACCTTCCAGATCTTCTCCCGGAACCCGCGGGGGTGGATGTTCAGGCCCCTCACCGATGGCGATGCCGCCGCTTTCCGCTCCCGCCTCGAAGCCGCAGGGATCGGCCCGGCCGTCGTCCACATGCCGTACCTGCCGAACCTCGCCTCCCCGAAGGAGGAGGTGTACCAGAAGTCCGTCCTGACCCTCGCCGCCGAACTCAGGCGCTGCGACCACCTCGGCGTCCCCTTCCTTGTGATGCACCTGGGCAGCCACCTGGGTACCGGGATCGAGGGCGGGCGTCGGCGGCTCATCGACGGCGTCCTGCACGCCTTCGACGAGGCTGAGGGTGATGCCGTCCTCCTCCTCGAAAACACGGCGGGGACGAAGAACAGTCTTGGCGGTAATTTTGAGGAGATCAGGTTGATCCTGGAGGCCCTCCCTGAAGAGAGGGCCGCCGTCTGCTTCGACACCTGCCATGCCTTTGCCGCGGGCTATGACCTGCGGGAGGAGACTTTCGTCGGGGAGACCCTCGACGCCTTCGACGACGCGATCGGGCTCGACCGCCTGCGTGTCGTCCACTGCAACGACTGCAAGGGCGGTCTCGGCTCGCACCTCGACCGCCATGAGCATATCGGCCTGGGGGCGATCGGGGAGGAAGGCTTCCGCGCCTTCTTCGCGGTCCCGGCGGTCCGCCGCCTTCCCCTGATCTGCGAGACCCCGGTGGACGATCGGCGA
- a CDS encoding ABC transporter permease produces MIFFEFARRNVRLHWLRSLLAVIGIVIGVAAIASMGILGNSLVLSISETLTDVGDTIVITPHTGGGNGPPGASSKGISDRQVTEIRRAVGSNVVVPLYVGGDRVVIGGEVGAASIYGMRQEDVPELLDLEDGVYLRGPTTAMAGAKLAEEYDLRVGSRVRVGDEEEKLRTSGIIRERGVGFDINPDYALVVSDTFYQDFYDVDEWDQVIVKVRDLNEIDAVKAAIEDQLNRREQVVNVLDTKAILETLIETFNSISTFTTAIGGISLVVAGVSIFNVMMMSVTERTKEIGVIRSIGALQKEVLLMFLYESLILGLTGSAIGGLMSFVGGYLAVSVMLQDTSYLFVPSSLVYVLYGMAFGIGTSILSGLYPAWKASHVNPIEALRHE; encoded by the coding sequence ATGATCTTTTTTGAGTTCGCCAGGCGAAACGTGCGCCTCCACTGGCTCCGGTCCCTCCTTGCGGTGATCGGGATCGTCATCGGGGTCGCCGCCATCGCATCGATGGGAATCCTCGGCAACAGCCTGGTGCTCTCCATCTCCGAGACCCTCACCGACGTCGGCGACACCATCGTTATCACGCCCCATACCGGCGGCGGGAACGGGCCGCCCGGCGCCTCCTCGAAGGGGATCTCGGACAGGCAGGTGACTGAGATCCGGCGCGCTGTCGGGTCGAATGTCGTGGTCCCCCTCTATGTAGGCGGGGACCGGGTTGTCATTGGCGGCGAGGTCGGGGCCGCATCCATCTACGGGATGCGCCAGGAGGACGTACCTGAACTCCTCGACCTCGAAGACGGTGTCTACCTGCGGGGTCCGACAACGGCGATGGCCGGCGCGAAACTCGCCGAAGAGTACGACCTCAGGGTCGGAAGCCGGGTCAGGGTCGGCGACGAGGAAGAAAAGCTCAGGACATCCGGGATCATCAGGGAGCGGGGCGTCGGTTTCGACATCAATCCAGACTACGCCCTCGTCGTCTCAGACACCTTCTACCAGGACTTCTACGACGTGGACGAATGGGACCAGGTGATCGTCAAGGTGCGCGACCTCAACGAGATCGACGCGGTCAAGGCCGCCATCGAGGACCAGCTCAACAGGAGAGAGCAGGTGGTGAACGTCCTCGACACGAAGGCGATCCTGGAGACCCTCATCGAGACCTTCAACAGCATCTCGACGTTTACCACGGCCATCGGCGGCATCTCCCTCGTCGTCGCCGGGGTCTCCATCTTCAATGTGATGATGATGTCGGTGACGGAAAGGACAAAGGAGATCGGGGTGATCAGGTCCATCGGCGCCCTGCAGAAGGAGGTCCTCCTGATGTTCCTGTACGAGTCCCTCATCCTCGGCCTGACCGGGAGCGCCATCGGAGGCCTCATGAGTTTTGTCGGCGGCTACCTCGCGGTCAGCGTCATGCTCCAGGACACCTCGTACCTCTTTGTCCCTTCAAGCCTTGTCTACGTCCTGTACGGGATGGCCTTCGGCATCGGCACGAGTATCCTCTCCGGCCTCTACCCCGCGTGGAAGGCCTCCCATGTCAACCCGATCGAGGCGTTGCGGCATGAATGA